From the genome of candidate division WOR-3 bacterium:
ATCGTCTTTCCCTGGGAGAGTGGCTGATAAAATTGAGAAGAATATATCATACTCCCCGTTTTTGTTGAACCCACAGCACCAACGCAATAATTCTGATTAAAAACCGCTCTTCCTCCACCATAACGAGGCACAGTGTATTTGCAAAACTGACAGGCGAAGAAATTATAAAAATTTACGGGAGGATTTAAGGTGGTGTATTCAATACCATAAAAGTCATCGCGCTGTGTATGATTAAAAAACCAAAATATGTGCCCGCCTGACGAACTGTGGGCAAAGACTGATACCCAGGCTCGGGGTATGTTAAGCCTCTGGCGATAATCTGATGCTCTCGTAATTTCCGGGTCTATAACTAAAAGTGTGTCAGAATAAAGCAACGCAACAGGTCCCCAGAGGCCTGGATAGTTAACCCAATCATCGTCCACATAGACGAGAGCACTCGGTGGCTGACAGATTAAACTGTCCCGATAGAGAAAGTCTTTTTGTAGATAAATTTTCAAACTAGCGGAAGCATAATCAGGGGTCAAAATTGGGGGCATCAATCTTCCAATATAAATCTCTGGTTCAACATTACCGTAAAGGGTATCGTATCTCATATCCCCGTTTCTATCCAACCAAGTGCCATCTAATTCCATATAGAAAAGATCAATTGGCCAACTTTCTCCTGTTCCTCTTTGAAACCAAGCGATAGGGAGGTCGCCGATAAGAAGTGCCCCTTTTATTAAGTAAACATTATAAAGGCTCCACAAGAAGTTTCTGAAATCCTCGGGCATACCACCCCACCATCTATAACTTAAAACCGTATAACCCTCCAACCAAAGCCTTAGGACAAGTTCTCCTACTTCGTTCTGAATTGCGGGATAAATATTCCCTTCGGTAATAATCGCCATAGTCCCACATCCTTTCTCGCATTCGTTTTCTAATTTTTCAATAAATTTAACTTCATAATGATCGCTATAGGGATGTTCAGAAATCCACTCCTCAAAGGTTTGAGGTTCTTTTCCCTCAGGGTCAAACCATCTGGTCATTGGTATAGAATCAAAAGGGTCGGCATAGATGAGTGACAATTGTCCGCAATGTAATGCATATAAAAATAGTTCTTAACATAAGAACCTCCCTTATTTAACAATAACTAACTTTTTATTTATATCTCCCGACTTATCCCTTCTTAAAATAAAATAAATTCCAGAAGAGACATCTTCCCTTTTTGTTAACCTACCTTGACAATTAAAAATCTTACCTTTTGGGATTAAGGTTAGTTTCTTTTGAATAATTCCCCTATGTAAATTATCCCCTCTCTTATTTTTATATTCCTCAACTCCTGGTCCGAAAGGCGGATATTTTACGGTGCAATAATCATAACTGGTATTTAATCCCCTACTTCTACCTGTGACATAAACATTGCCTCGCTCATCTAAGGCGATGGCAGATGCCTCATCATCCCCCGGACCGCCATACCGGGCAACCCACTCTTCCCCTCCGGAGGGATTATATTTAATTGTTAAATAATCATAATTTGTCTGGAACAAAGCACTCCTTCCCGTAACATACACATTTCCTAAGTCGTCAGTTACTAATCCAAAACTACCGTCACCCAGGGAATCACTGTCATAAAATTTCACCCAATACCTATATCCGCTGGAATCGTACATTTCTGTTTTATAATTTTCGGTGGTATGCCACCCAATATAACTACCCGTGAGATAGATTTTCCCATCTTGGCTAACACTCATTGCCCGCAGTATATCACCACTCGCTCCGGCTTCTGATTTAACTACCCATCTCTCTTCGCCAGGAGAATTATATTTGATAAGCGTAAAGGTGAGAAAATCCATAAAGCCACTAAGTCCAGCAACATAAACATTATTAAAACTATCTACTCCAACCCCTAGCGCCTCATCATTATAGAAGTTAAGAGTATCGTCAAATCTCCTAACCCAAATCAGATTTCCCAATGAGTCATATTTTACTGTCGCGAAGTCTCCTTTCGTCTCTAAACCATAACTCATTCCCGCTATATAAATATTCCCTTCCTTATCAACCGCTACGGAATTACTTTTATCAGTGCTATCACCAGGTCCATTATACATCCTCACCCACCTTTCATTTCCCTCTTTATCATATTTAATCAAGAGATAATCATAACCAGTTCCCCAATTATAACTAAAGCCCGTAATATAAATGTTATTTTGTAAATCTATAACCATCTTTGTTGGCTCATCGTGATGATTACTCAATCCGTTATTATATCTTTTTATCCACAAAATATCACCCGAAGGGCTATATTTTATCGTCAGAATATCCCGATAACCATGTTCATCCTCACTCCATCCCGTTACATAGATATTCCCCTCACTGTCAACTTCTAATGATTTCGGTTCACTGTTCCCTATTCCTTCATACCTCCCTGTCCATAAGGTTTCCCCATTAGTAGAGTTATATTTAATTGTGAGATAACCCTTTTTATTGGTTAACCCATAACTATACCCGGTGACATATAAATCCTCTCCCCGGTCAACCTTCAATTCAATAGCACAATCATCAGAATTTGCCTCACCATTATAATACGCCACCCAAATCTGAGGATAAAGAGAGGTGGGGAAATAAGATAATAGAGAAAAAAGCAAAATCTCCGTAACTACTTTTAGCTCCTTTCCTTTCGGAATTATTTTCAAAGGGCAACGGAAAATTCTCTTCACGCCCTCCTTAGAACTCATACTTAAGTATACTGCCAAGTGAATTTTTTGTCAATACCAAAATCTCACCCTCTCTTTCCCAGACGATATGAATAATATCACCGGGAGTTATGGCAATTGAAGGTGATTTCAGACCAATACCATCCGCAACCTCTTCGGGCTCTCCCCCAATATCCTCATTCACATTAAAGAGAGATAGGTAAATTTTGCTGTTCCCTCTGAGAGGTTCTTTATCGGGAAAACACAGTAAGAATAATTAGCGAATTCTGGCAGATAGGTTTGGGCAATTACCGGTGGACCAGGTTTTATATTGCCATCACTGCCGAAAATGACCGTAGTATGCCAGGTATTATCCGAAAGCAAGGTCTTACAGAAAATTGTATCATTTTTCAGATAACTAATTCTCGGCATTCCAGAATTATCAAGGCAAAGAGATGGATAAGAACCAGAATCAACCTCCAAAATCGTCTCCAAGTGATTCCTTGATTTGTAGACCTCCCATAAGTGATGGTAGTATCGGCGTTAAGTAAAACCAAATGTGAATTTCCATTTTTAGAGTCAAACACGAGATGTTTACACTGGTTAGGCGCTGTTGCCCATTTACAATTACCATACTTATGTCGTGAAGGTG
Proteins encoded in this window:
- a CDS encoding SBBP repeat-containing protein — its product is MSSKEGVKRIFRCPLKIIPKGKELKVVTEILLFSLLSYFPTSLYPQIWVAYYNGEANSDDCAIELKVDRGEDLYVTGYSYGLTNKKGYLTIKYNSTNGETLWTGRYEGIGNSEPKSLEVDSEGNIYVTGWSEDEHGYRDILTIKYSPSGDILWIKRYNNGLSNHHDEPTKMVIDLQNNIYITGFSYNWGTGYDYLLIKYDKEGNERWVRMYNGPGDSTDKSNSVAVDKEGNIYIAGMSYGLETKGDFATVKYDSLGNLIWVRRFDDTLNFYNDEALGVGVDSFNNVYVAGLSGFMDFLTFTLIKYNSPGEERWVVKSEAGASGDILRAMSVSQDGKIYLTGSYIGWHTTENYKTEMYDSSGYRYWVKFYDSDSLGDGSFGLVTDDLGNVYVTGRSALFQTNYDYLTIKYNPSGGEEWVARYGGPGDDEASAIALDERGNVYVTGRSRGLNTSYDYCTVKYPPFGPGVEEYKNKRGDNLHRGIIQKKLTLIPKGKIFNCQGRLTKREDVSSGIYFILRRDKSGDINKKLVIVK